A single genomic interval of Anopheles darlingi chromosome X, idAnoDarlMG_H_01, whole genome shotgun sequence harbors:
- the LOC125949692 gene encoding uncharacterized protein LOC125949692, with protein sequence MAATMKALHHRQRRAGTLVCCYLAMLTTLATTLAERDICTVTLDAIVPPLPAPCQPLRTCDHQLAAKRYEQARAQCRISAASRRDTRAAFSKQLTNWYNEQTFFLEQLEQLHAANHGRIITMEQQIENGTVLLAQLRRKHFIYCIEAGRTKEALLYHATARQQLKPGEIIEAIRTNRELREGTMVALLDFIRALPDEAERRELYRAAKPILGPILLRTDMALVFGIDARAVAVPVNETEPVLAPMTERYREDYLDGNDWNHVALTRFARDYPRYYVYLLPAITTITQQQWNRMVKVLSFKLAMGMPTHELRLLTAERAMELVEKFAKRDAKVRDPLLMRFSFSVYRLKKQAEHAGRPKATMERIERLMKRFNMGQNRQYAFYLKEFEKRYVKEWKRMQEELAKRKG encoded by the coding sequence ATGGCTGCCACGATGAAAGCACTACATCACCGGCAGCGACGCGCAGGAACGCTCGTTTGCTGTTACCTCGCGATGCTCACAACACTCGCCACAACGTTGGCAGAGCGAGACATCTGTACCGTTACGCTGGACGCGATCGTACCGCCGCTACCGGCACCGTGCCAACCGTTGCGGACCTGCGACCACCAGCTAGCAGCCAAACGCTACGAACAGGCGCGCGCCCAGTGCCGGATTAGTGCCGCATCGCGGCGCGATACCCGGGCCGCCTTTTCCAAGCAGCTCACCAACTGGTACAACGAGCAAACGTTCTTCTTGGAGCAACTCGAGCAGCTCCACGCGGCGAACCACGGGCGGATCATCACGATGGAACAACAGATCGAGAACGGTACGGTGCTGTTGGCGCAGTTACGCCGCAAACACTTCATCTACTGCATCGAAGCGGGCCGAACGAAGGAAGCGCTCCTGTACCATGCTACCGCCCGGCAACAGCTCAAACCGGGCGAGATCATCGAAGCGATCCGCACGAACCGAGAGCTGCGCGAAGGGACGATGGTTGCGCTGCTCGACTTTATACGCGCCCTACCGGACGAAGCGGAACGGCGTGAGCTGTACCGGGCGGCGAAACCCATACTCGGGCCGATCCTCCTGCGCACCGATATGGCACTGGTGTTCGGGATTGATGCccgggcggtggcggtgccggtgaacgaaacggaaccggtGCTCGCGCCGATGACGGAACGCTATCGGGAGGATTATCTCGATGGGAACGATTGGAATCATGTGGCGCTGACGCGCTTTGCCCGGGATTATCCCCGGTACTACGTGTATCTGCTGCCGGCGATTACCACGATCACGCAGCAACAGTGGAACCGGATGGTGAAGGTGTTGAGCTTTAAGCTGGCGATGGGGATGCCAACGCACGAGCTGCGGTTATTGACGGCCGAACGGGCGATGGAGTTGGTGGAGAAGTTTGCGAAGCGGGATGCGAAGGTACGGGATCCGCTGCTGATGCGGTTCTCGTTCAGTGTGTACCGGTTGAAGAAGCAGGCGGAGCACGCGGGCCGTCCGAAGGCGACTATGGAGCGGATCGAACGGCTCATGAAACGGTTCAATATGGGACAGAACCGACAGTACGCGTTCTATCTGAAGGAGTTTGAGAAGCGGTACGTCAAGGAGTGGAAGCGCATGCAGGAGGAGCTGGCGAAGCGGAAAGGTTAG